The stretch of DNA cagctcctgccaacctagcagttcaaaagcacgcagtgcaagtagataaataggtaccgctccggcaggaaggtaaacggtgtttccgtgtgttgctctggttttgccagaagcagcttagtcatgctggccatatgacccggaaaaactgtctgcggaagcggacaagtgccggctccctaggcctgtaaagcgagatgagcgccacaaccccagagccgttcacaactggacttaattgtcaggggtccttttacctttaccttacttctgtGCTGTAGGAGCACTCAGACATGCCTCAGCATGCCAGAAGTGTAAGTGAGTGTAAAAATATAAACGACttgcctttaaagccctgaaaGGTCTGGCAGCAGAGCATCTCTTGAACTGGCTTCTCCTAAATGAAATAGTTTGGAAATTTCACTCGGCTTCTGAGGCTCCTCTTGCAGTCCCACTACAGGCAGTGCTTGGATTGGAGGGAACAagagccttttcagttgtggcgcCCAGATTAAGATGTGTTCCCCATTTTTAAGCAGGTACTTTAGTTGGTTTTGTTTCAGTTGGCATTGTTTAGTTATGACCTTTAAGgattcattgttttattgtttctgtctGCTTTGTATTGATTCAATTGTCTGTGCTTTTCTATTTTAAATTCctttcattgttgttttattgtcagCTGCCTTGTGAGTGCATTATGGAGAAAGGCAGAGTATACATTTTATAATCAAATAATTGGAATTGCTTGTAAATAAAACAGGATTCCAGCACTGTGGAACTATGTCCGGGTGAAAAAATGCTAGGCTGAGTTTGCCATTAGTCCTCTGGCATTAAAGGAAAGTTTTCCTAGCATGAGTGTATTATTCTCTGTGTTTGATTTAGGAATTGGCAGCCATGTCTGTTGAGCTCCCAGATCTTCTGAAATCCCTCCATTTGTGCActttacatgaaaatgatgtcaTTTTTCTAAAGGATATTCACAAACCATTGGAGACTAGTGTTCTTAAGCAGAAGGTAAGAgagatttaaaatacataaatgtaTGATTGGTAGCATACTTCCTTTAATTTGCCTTTCAAATTAATTGTATTAATGTGACACAACATTCTgaatataaaatatgaaatgtgtGGGTGTATTACTCAGTTCTACAAATTTTCAAAGGCTTATGTATACACACTGGGAGTGTTGCTGAAAAagctaaatattttaaatatattccaTTTTGATAATGGAAACTTGTTGTGAGGAGACCCTGGGAGGGGAGCAAGTTCGCACAGGGACAGAGGAAGGGGCAGAGCAAGAGGAGGACTGGCAGGAGAGCGAACCAGAAGGGCTCCGAGCGAGGCGAAGGTGCTTAGGGATGCCACCGACGCACGTGCAGGAAAGGAGGTGTCCGAAGAcactgcaggaggggaggtttCGGAGGTTGGGGCAACGAGGAGGCTGTTGAGCAGTTCAGGGAGGGGTCTGGTCCCGCTCACTCCCCTGAGGTCCATAGACGGGGAAAAGCGTCAGGAGCAAAGGAGGAAACGAGGTGGGCTGAAGTTCTGCTGGCGTAGATCGAGACGCGCGCcagttccggattctgactcggaataggcggtcatgtctttctgaactctgaactgtacatatgtatatagcaATAAAGCTTGAAAACCCATCATCGAGTCTTGGTGGTCCTTGGTCGTGGGAAGCCGCACACCAGCCCTGACACTTGTCAATAGTTTTCCCCCTCATTATACTCGAGGaatatgcttttcatttttttgaaattaTTAGCAGAAACTTCACTTTATATCCTTAACTGATGTCACTGCAGTTTAGAAAAGAAGGAATAATCTTTGAATTATAAGACGGGTAAAACTacatattttctctttctctttctcaagaATTACCCCTCACGGATTCTGTGTGTGATGAAATTGTCTCCAACATTTGCAAGACATGAAGtggattctttatttattttactgagtAAATATGCTGCTGGTATAAGATGTACTGTGGAAATACGCTCATTGCAGAAGCACCTGTCTGTCATACCCCATGCTGAGGATGATGATACTAATCAGTCAGTGTCATCAATTGAGGATGATTTTGTTACTGCGTTAGAACATTTAGATGAAGATGAGCCTACAAAAATGATAAACTCTGGTTAGTGTTTCTGCAATATTCTGATAAATAAGTTGGGATTTAAAGGGATTGAATACCATgattagctttttaaaagtgaaatactTGTATATACAGTAGTCTATTGATTTCTgtatctttttatatattaaaaaaaccctatcAAGCAATACTAGCCCCTGTGATgaactctgatttttttttaatgacccatCTAATAAACAATAATTGACTATGCTTGCTCAAATTTGGTAAATCTTGTGTAATCTCTGGCCTATTTCTTGAAGCAACAGTTTGTGATTGCATAAATAT from Zootoca vivipara chromosome 8, rZooViv1.1, whole genome shotgun sequence encodes:
- the AKAP11 gene encoding A-kinase anchor protein 11 isoform X3; amino-acid sequence: MDGHIRIRSSHRMSRVPVRKSFGECSMPPLKALLQSEKELCTVSAEELKAEKDNFNEVTFLCFADETAVAPKELAAMSVELPDLLKSLHLCTLHENDVIFLKDIHKPLETSVLKQKNYPSRILCVMKLSPTFARHEVDSLFILLSKYAAGIRCTVEIRSLQKHLSVIPHAEDDDTNQSVSSIEDDFVTALEHLDEDEPTKMINSGA